The Plasmodium knowlesi strain H genome assembly, chromosome: 12 sequence attttttactggaaaaaatgtcaaaGTGGTGAAAGCTGTACGCATCTTTCACAAGGTTGACGAGTAGTGTACAGATAGGGAAGttgcgtttttctttttgttgtttttttttgaaatgcgTCAAcgtgttgtaaaaaaaaaaaaaaaaaaaaatgttcagatgaaaatttttaaaagagaaATACGAAATGGAGGTGTTACGAGATGGTATACATGAAATGTGGGCTGAACTGTGTAAGAGGCAGCTAGCTATGGTTACTGACTTGTGTATCCATttgtgcttatttttttggccTACCTctttgatatttttatttcctccgtCCAGAACGCACCATTCCTGTACTCCAAAAATTGCGGAAAACTGATAGGTCCTTCcatttatgcataaatgcacaCATTATTGAGAAAGCAATTCGGCTAACTGTAGGTATATGGTGGGATACATTTGGTGATCTACTTATCatcgtcttcttcttcttcttcctcctcttcctcctcatcgtcatcactaccatcatcatcgtcatcctcctcctcttctgcGACGTAATCCTcttcgtcgtcatcatcgtcatcggCAACGTATTCCTCCTCATCCGATTCGGAGAGTTCATCGCCGAAGTCCTGTTTTTTATCAGCAACATTGGCATCATCCTgaatgtgtatatttttactttttagaAATTCCAGCAAAGGGAGGTATTCACTTTTGTCTATGTTGGTATACTCATAACTCATTCCTCTTTTGTGTTTTATGATAACAGAGAAGAAACGGTGTTGGTTTATGTTACCCGTTCTCTGGAAAGTGAGTGTTACAATGTCATCAAAGGAGATTAAAATGACGGGTTTtacaataaaaagaaagtattTATTTAGGGGGTAAAGTTGTCCACTTGCTGCTCTATAGCTGCATGTAATaccatgttcattttttgctgTTCTGAAATCTCCTGGAATGATGGCATTCTTTTTAACAAGAGCAGAAAAGAGTCTAGGAATTACTTCATATGCTCTTCCGCAGAGAGATTTCTccaatttatattttttcagaTCTTCTTCACTTGCATTGATGTCCAACTCCATGTCGTCATCGTTATTGAGTTGAACCAAAATGAATGGGTACTCAGTTTGTCCttgcttcattttattatttaggCTAAAGATTAAAACGTACTGGTTGGAGTTACTTTTGGGGACTAGcaacattttatttatattagtATACTGAACGGTAAAATCGTAGGATTTTCCATGTAGCTTGAACGACTTTGGATACATTTCGATTTCGTATCTTCCTCTTGGGACGAGGAGAGGAATATTTGCAAGGGAAGCAATGCATTCACTTTTAGAGTCTCCtatatttactttttctagtaagtcatttttaaaattttgaaaatgtttattttcatcattttcgtgTGGATAACAGAAACGTATTTCTGATAGAAAGTcttcattcgtttttttataATCCTCATTTTTCAGTTCCATCGCTATGTCCGTTTTTATCTGAACATTCAGTTGATTGATACTGTTCGTTGGAATACTGAATGCATACTTGTTGTCTATGTCGAAGTTTATGTTCGTATTTTCTAACTTGAATTCACCCCAGTTCCATCCCTTCGTGGCTATCTTCCTACTAGCTAATCTCAGATTAAAGTATTTCTGAAAATGTTGCGTTATTTCTGAAATATTTCTATCAGGGAATCCGTCGAAAAAGATGATCAAATTGTCCTTCTGCTTATTGAATTTTATGTGTAGTCTGTTGTTGTTGTAGCCTGTTTTTATCCACTCCGCTTCACTTATGTCGCTACACTTGTACTGGTATACGCTATtcgtttgtttatttttccatcctaAGAACTCGTTGGACATTCGAAATGATCCATAGTCGCAGCCCCCGAATCCGCGAATGTTTCCGATGGAAATCACGGGGTTGCTACCCGAGCTGCCAGCGTTATCTCCCATGGGTTTTATCACAGGGGAATGACAGTAAAAAGCGGTAGGGTGATTTTCTTCGTTAGGCCTCCTTAGTCAGGGGGGCACTTTTGAAGTCCCTATATTGTGAAATTCCCTTGGAGGGGTATCCTTTTCAGCCGCTCTGTTTCAACTTCAAATGGAAAGGGGGCCCTCTTTCTCCGAGCAAACCACGTGTGCACGGAGAAGAATCTGTGTCGAAAAGGGTCGTAATAATATTGCCACGGGTGTCTGATATTTGtgcttctctcctttttttttttcaaagctCCGTTAGAGGTCTGCAGACCCTGGGTGTGGTCAGATAATTGCGTTAAGGAAATTACACAAGGAGGGGTTCTCTTTCCGCAGGGTGGGACTTTGTTTCAGTTTCCGTGGGCAAACTGATATAAAACGAAACGTATACAAACGCGGGGGTatgttttttaaatgtacatatatgcacgtatGATCCCGCGTGTGTTTATTCTTTCGAGGGGGTAATTGCACTTAGGCATTCGCGTAGTGAGAGGGTTATATGTATCCTTACATGCCTGTAATATGCAGTGCATTTGTTGGGCCCTAAAAATGTCCCCTTGCACCCCATAGGTCTTTCAAAAAGGGcgtgcaaaaataaaatactcaAGCCATTCTGGGTTAagcatataatatatttgctATTCCACACGCTTGCGCGAAAGGCGGCAATTTATGAAGCTATGCTCGAATTTGCCACTCTTCAAACTTTTGGGCTTACCGATTTTTAGtttcccttcattttttttcgtgtttcATGAATAGAACTTCATGGGGGAGTATAAGAAGAGAAAGGGAGAAACTTCAAAAGGTTGGAGTGCGTGCACGAATCGGACCGAAATgagcatataaaaaaaaaaaaaaaaaaaaaaaaaaaggacaatcGTCCGCTTTAACGGAAACCGAAATGAAACAGGTTataattcttaaaaaaagggcaacCTGATTCGGAAGCAGAAACTGAGCCAAGTggtgataaaaatggaaataattgAATATACAGCTAACTAAACATGTGACACTTCACAAatgtaccaaaaaaaaagaaaaaaaaaaaaaaaaatgaagaataatGAATGAGATGTAGGAGAGCTCAACAGAAAAGAGGACGCATACAAAGAGAAACAGCCATACCAAAATCGAACACACGATTAAAGTGACTAAATGATGCTACatttgtgcaattttttttttttttctcggccctccccctttttgctgccagaaaatgtaaaggatGTCAcgacagaaggaaaaaatcgagatgaaaaaagggtgagaggaaaagaaaaatataatgtgCATCATAAAGAAATGGTTAGCCCTTTTTTTAGGTGCCTAAAAGTTTAAGGGAGATATCTTACACATAAgtgtaaaaataatcatGTATATCAAAAAAAACCTTCCACGCTGGTCTCTTTTCCATGTGTATAGAAAAGGCTTCAACATTTTATAGCACTTATGCTGCAAAAGAACATCCGGCATATTTTGCGCCATTAAATTTGTGCAATTGtacaaacttttttttattttattcaccTATTTGGTATATTAAGTTCCCACGCTTGTAACCCCTTTGACTTCCCCCACAAGTGCACCATTTGGGCATTTCCCCATAAGTAAAAGACAcgaatgtgcaaaaatgttGACCAGtttgtgtaaaaaatggaTCCAATATATGAACGatgagtaaagaaaaaaaaaaaaaaaaaaaaaaaaaaaaaaaaatacatttcgcTCCGATTTTGCTCAGCACCTCCATGAATCACGCTTCACGTCAAATCGAGGATACAAAGATCTGTTTGCAAATTCTTATTGGTACATACCTGTACACACACGTGTACATATGAAACGGGAGTGAGAGGGACTACGCCAATTTTGATTATTCCactgcacacacacacacatatatgcacacgcGTATGTATACCCACATAGGGGTAGACATAAAAGTAGGCGCACATATCGCACGTAAATCGACACCCATTGTTAGCACGATAAGGAAGTATGTTAAAATGTAGAATGGTGTGAAGCCAAAAAGGGGCATTCCAAAGGGTGAACTGGCGCTCCTGTCTGTGGGGCGGTAATGTTGctggaaaacaaaacaagaaaGGATAGCAGTAAAGGGAGAGCATGCgaatatacatacgtacaattttataaatgaaaaaaagtatgagaAGTTAAGACACGCcatgatgataaaaatacCTGATGATAAAAGACCAAACGGGAGGAGTTCCCAGTTGAACCTGGGTATACCTCTCACCCCCTGCATGCAAATAAAAGTGTGCAAATATAGACTTGCCTATTTGCATGCACATTAAGATGCATCTTCCGATTAACACCTTTCGTAACGTATGTTAAGAGCGAATATGCATTTCatgcccccccccctcctcaaGTGGACCTAGTACTTGCTTGAATTTCTGCTAAAAATGTTCATCCACCTTATTTTGGGATACAAGgaatttccttccctttggtCATCCATTTTCGTTCGGAATTTGTTCGCATAATTTTGTTCACGgatataatttcttttcattttttcaaagttcTGAATGGAAGTTTTGTTTAAATTCAGGTAGTTCTTCAAATTGTGGTCTGCTATCGGGGGTTCATTTTGGTGGTCACTCCTTTTCTCAGTCCTCTTATTACCACTACTCTGTTTGTAGTTGTTTAATTTAACCCCCTCAGTGAGGGAGCTCTTCTTTGAAAGGTACCTATTTTTGTAATGCCTATATGGATTAATTTGTGATGAATAAAACAAGAGATTATTAAGAAAATCCATGTTGGCTTCAGTGTTATCCAAATTGTAGTAGTacatcattttcttcttttcatcattttcattCGATTTAGAATCATTGATAGATGCTATGTGTTTTGGGTTCACTAGCAAGTCGCCATGTGTGTAATCTCCTCTTACATTTTCATCATAGGGCATACTAAATAAATTACTCCGAGCACTTTTCAAATCGTAGCTTCTATTATGGGATAGATAATTTTCCTGTTGCTGTATAAAATTAATggtatcatttttttgtacattccAGATGTTCCAACTTGCTAAGTGTTTACTTCTTTCAGTTGTGCTTTCCTTAAgggttgtttcttttttctttttatctagCTCTTCATTTGTATTATTCGATGTGTGTTCATGTGGGGTGGTTTCTCTTTCGGTAGGTCCACTATGTTCACTCCCTTGTAAGttgttttcacttttttccttttcatttttttccttttctctttgtggtttttgtttttttaaatttgcattCATCATGTAGATGTGTTGCGTGTCCACGTGCGGGTCTGTTCTTTCACCCTTTACTAACAAGTGGGTGTTCTTTCTATTGGCGCTATTGCCACGTGTTGGGGATTTATCTCCTCCGTCCAGGTTTCCTTCAGACATGTCTCTATTTAACTCTGTAGGAATTTCCACCTCGTTACTATTTTGAGTATTACCCGGCGAATGCTTACTTGACCAGTTGTTACTTGGCGAGTTGTTACTTGGCGAATTCTCCAAAGCAGGACCCTTCTTAAATGTAAAGGGAGTGAATTTTGTTCCCGTACCTTTTGCACTTTGGTCTTGTTCGTCTTCCTCTGAAGGTCTCTTACCCCTCCTCCTTGGgcaattattattttgtgaTATTTTCATAGTTGTGTTTTTAGCCTGCTCGTTTTTATCCTTGCTCTTCTTGGGGTCAAAATGCTCCTTTGGCGAGGCCCCCTTTACTCGAATCTGTTTACCCTGTTCTCTTTCATCATTCCCTTCGATGTTATTTTTGGCATTCCATGGTGTTATGAtcctttctctcct is a genomic window containing:
- a CDS encoding FACT complex subunit SSRP1, putative is translated as MGDNAGSSGSNPVISIGNIRGFGGCDYGSFRMSNEFLGWKNKQTNSVYQYKCSDISEAEWIKTGYNNNRLHIKFNKQKDNLIIFFDGFPDRNISEITQHFQKYFNLRLASRKIATKGWNWGEFKLENTNINFDIDNKYAFSIPTNSINQLNVQIKTDIAMELKNEDYKKTNEDFLSEIRFCYPHENDENKHFQNFKNDLLEKVNIGDSKSECIASLANIPLLVPRGRYEIEMYPKSFKLHGKSYDFTVQYTNINKMLLVPKSNSNQYVLIFSLNNKMKQGQTEYPFILVQLNNDDDMELDINASEEDLKKYKLEKSLCGRAYEVIPRLFSALVKKNAIIPGDFRTAKNEHGITCSYRAASGQLYPLNKYFLFIVKPVILISFDDIVTLTFQRTGNINQHRFFSVIIKHKRGMSYEYTNIDKSEYLPLLEFLKSKNIHIQDDANVADKKQDFGDELSESDEEEYVADDDDDDEEDYVAEEEEDDDDDGSDDDEEEEEEEEEEDDDK